The Mercurialis annua linkage group LG8, ddMerAnnu1.2, whole genome shotgun sequence genome window below encodes:
- the LOC126660249 gene encoding uncharacterized protein LOC126660249, translating to MPNFKELQQKVMEDRKARREARDREALPQAIPKPTSEAKKAPAKKGGDVPSSTGSKPPSSQKGDESAPTPRVVLPGFQIKEPVTSPPPPAVPSYTGKGKDKMEVPAKEKHARSLPSAPQTATAASTGSKRRAPSSGGEDTEGEGPSMKRPKRDVMVTQVDLLLQKYGADATVRCPAVAHDIFRGSCCPSDVDYYLKRPDNVLMDDCFSNLAKVAYAIRQYRSNRLNDDEMQVKLKTEYKLLKGKYDSLRSEHGGCTQKLDSLRADVDRLSRERESAVKQQRVLSEEVARLKKENKNLAAEVVLKSTDYDDLKKEFDTTVTALNDKVSVAEKRLYLKRGRLIREKERRRRNTAQLANDLTDFTEAIVGTYLERHPDGDVEFLYGFPEGVNSESEPDSPQDLFVSIKSENGGGAAEVAEQSAPGVQEPAKAGEKPLVPGLGGSPEEKDFGLLISSERPFAALDLLDRPSDLESILPGSDPLSLADVPSPTRSGNIRVDASSSARRDSQEGLSVPNILVGNKEAAPEKVEPEIIKL from the exons A TGCCGAACTTCAAAGAGCTTCAGCAGAAGGTCATGGAGGACAGGAAGGCTCGCCGGGAAGCTCGAGATAGGGAGGCCCTTCCCCAAGCTATTCCCAAGCCGACTTCTGAGGCTAAGAAGGCGCCTGCCAAGAAAGGAGGCGATGTTCCTTCTTCGACTGGAAGCAAACCTCCTTCTTCTCAGAAGGGTGATGAATCTGCCCCTACTCCTAGGGTGGTGCTGCCAGGCTTCCAGATAAAAGAACCTGTCACCAGCCCTCCTCCTCCTGCTGTTCCCTCTTACACCGGTAAGGGGAAGGATAAGATGGAGGTTCCTGCGAAGGAGAAGCATGCCAGATCCCTTCCTTCTGCTCCCCAAACTGCCACGGCTGCTTCGACCGGCAGCAAAAGGCGAGCTCCTTCTTCAGGGGGCGAAGATACTGAGGGGGAGGGACCCTCTATGAAAAGGCCTAAGAGGGATGTGATGGTGACTCAGGTCGACCTGCTCCTTCAAAAGTATGGGGCCGATGCTACTGTGCGTTGTCCTGCCGTCGCCCATGACATCTTCCGGGGTTCCTGCTGCCCTTCGGACGTTGACTATTATTTGAAGAGGCCGGACAACGTACTGATGGACGATTGTTTTTCCAACCTGGCAAAG GTTGCTTATGCCATCCGTCAATACCGCTCCAACCGTCTTAACGACGATGAGATGCAGGTAAAGTTAAAGACGGAGTACAAGCTGCTGAAGGGAAAGTATGACTCCCTTCGCAGCGAACATGGCGGGTGCACTCAGAAGCTGGACTCTCTTCGTGCTGATGTGGATAGATTATCCAGAGAGAGGGAGAGTGCTGTGAAGCAGCAGCGTGTGCTGTCTGAAGAGGTCGCCCGCCTtaagaaggaaaataaaaatctgGCGGCAGAGGTGGTGTTGAAAAGTACTGATTATGACGATCTCAAGAAGGAGTTCGACACCACCGTCACGGCCCTTAACGATAAAGTCTCAGTTGCTGAGAAGAGGCTTTATTTGAAGCGAGGCAGGCTGATTCGTGAGAAGGAGAGGCGTCGCCGTAACACCGCCCAGCTAGCCAATGATCTGACTGACTTCACTGAAGCCATTGTGGGTACCTACTTGGAGCGTCATCCTGATGGGGACGTTGAGTTCTTATATGGCTTTCCCGAAGGGGTTAACAGTGAGAGTGAGCCAGATTCTCCCCAAGACTTGTTTGTCTCCATCAAGTCTGAAAATGGTGGAGGTGCTGCTGAGGTTGCCGAACAGTCTGCCCCGGGGGTCCAGGAACCTGCCAAGGCTGGCGAGAAGCCTCTTGTTCCCGGTTTGGGAGGTAGTCCTGAGGAGAAGGACTTCGGCTTGCTTATATCTTCGGAGCGGCCTTTTGCTGCTCTGGACTTATTGGATCGGCCTTCTGATCTGGAGTCTATCCTTCCGGGGTCCGATCCTCTTAGTCTTGCCGATGTCCCTTCTCCCACCCGTTCTGGCAACATTCGTGTCGATGCTTCTTCTTCAGCCAGGCGGGATTCGCAGGAGGGGCTATCTGTCCCAAATATTTTGGTGGGGAACAAAGAGGCTGCCCCGGAGAAGGTTGAGCCAGAGATCATCAAGCTTTAG